In Papaver somniferum cultivar HN1 chromosome 1, ASM357369v1, whole genome shotgun sequence, a genomic segment contains:
- the LOC113286458 gene encoding uncharacterized protein KIAA0930 homolog, which yields MLGDGEEDTPSRHELLSMVKKHSNMLVKIDDDEKDPSDVEMDLNFWKGILDVYFIRGRESRGRQEDDLIFFVRKMNLHGYGFNDHMEGEPPYFVRRWASKMETVVGPNSADVDWRRSFYLNLIAHTSYTVTVAICSIQDLRGHQNDAETKLSPIYKVVKTVYASASRVNIHLDSKKEVETSSAYPDICFAIDDFDSTFGAVVLTEMDHCYCVLLNAHDGAAFPADKAVDSGTGSDKSPLSSDIGSGRGVIPKRTLFSGFVSYHMVREAYYAGKSGFGSLLSIGQSPGKTDRIYMRGPGGRGEVEVAVSDIADQTHQVNDPSSPLRMSKGSFGDNVGTLFRKAASAASIAAKQAYAAATSSSRFDDEHLPLKCNLMSISLPWEYLAHDLLFKEAPPVAM from the exons ATGCTcggtgatggagaagaagatacgCCATCCAG GCATGAATTGTTGAGTATGGTAAAGAAGCATTCAAATATGTTGGTGaaaatagatgatgatgaaaaggatCCTTCTGATGTCGAAATGGACTTGAACTTCTGGAAAGGCATCCTGGATGTGTATTTCATTCGTGGTAGGGAATCAAGGGGCCGTCAAGAGGATGATCTCAtattcttcgtgaggaaaatg AATCTGCATGGATATGGATTTAATGACCATATGGAAGGAGAACCTCCCTATTTTGTGCGTAGGTGGGCATCTAAG ATGGAAACAGTTGTTGGTCCAAATTCTGCAGATGTGGACTGGAGGCGATCCTTTTATTTGAACTTAATAGCTCATACTTCCTACACCGTAACAGTTGCTATTTGCAG TATTCAAGATCTCCGGGGTCATCAAAATGATGCTGAAACAAAATTATCTCCTATATATAAG GTTGTGAAAACTGTCTATGCATCTGCAAGTCGAGTCAATATTCATTTGGACTCAAAGAAG GAAGTGGAAACTAGTTCTGCATATCCAGATATTTGTTTTGCTATTGATGATTTCGATTCCACCTTCGGTGCAGTG GTATTGACAGAAATGGATCATTGCTACTGCGTACTTCTCAATGCACATGACGGGGCAGCATTTCCCGCTGACAAGGCAGTGGATAGTGGCACCGGTAGTGACAAATCTCCCTTGAGTAGTGACATTGGTTCAGGGAGAGGCGTTATTCCAAAG CGTACTCTGTTCTCAGGATTTGTCAGCTATCACATGGTTAGAGAAGCATATTATG CTGGAAAATCTGGATTTGGTAGCCTTCTGTCGATTGGTCAATCTCCTGGTAAAACAGACAGAATTTACATGAGAGGTCCCGGAGGGCGAGGGGAAGTTGAAGTTGCAGTTTCCGACATTGCAG ATCAAACCCACCAGGTTAACGACCCCTCTTCACCACTTCGGATGTCGAAAGGAAGTTTCGGCGACAATGTCGGTACACTATTTCGTAAAGCAGCTTCAGCAGCATCTATTGCTGCAAAACAAGCCTATGCCGCTGCCACTTCCTCCAGTAGGTTTGATGATGAGCATCTTCCCCTCAAATGCAACTTAATGTCCATATCCTTACCTTGGGAGTATCTTGCTCATGATCTTCTGTTCAAG GAAGCCCCTCCGGTTGCTATGTGA
- the LOC113328901 gene encoding basic leucine zipper 4-like: protein MLTSSVGYGIPPADFASGFTPWEDQEFMSSLFLPQQQDPIYSSNNNSGSDNEPNQPASNDSNNELVVVDERRKRRMISNRESARRSRMRKERHLQDLRNQMNRMKIENQDLANRFAFINHSNQVLRRDNDRLRYESSSLRRRLSDIRRTLIFRQLQSLSSSSVSTTTSVPFKTVGEQLHSLIA, encoded by the coding sequence ATGTTGACATCATCAGTCGGATATGGAATCCCACCTGCCGATTTCGCGAGTGGTTTTACACCATGGGAAGACCAAGAGTTTATGTCATCTCTTTTCCTACCTCAGCAGCAAGATCCTATATATTCCTCCAATAACAATAGCGGTTCGGATAATGAGCCAAACCAACCCGCTAGTAATGATAGTAATAATGAGTTAGTAGTGGTTGATGAGCGTAGAAAGAGAAGAATGATATCGAACCGGGAATCAGCGAGACGGTCTAGAATGAGAAAAGAAAGACATTTGCAAGATTTAAGGAACCAAATGAACCGGATGAAAATTGAGAACCAGGATTTGGCGAACCGATTTGCGTTTATTAATCATTCTAATCAGGTCTTACGTAGAGATAATGATCGGCTTCGTTATGAATCTTCGTCTCTTCGTCGTAGATTATCTGATATTCGTCGGACATTGATTTTTCGACAGCTCcaatctttatcttcttcttcggtTTCTACTACTACTAGTGTGCCGTTTAAAACAGTTGGTGAACAACTTCACTCGTTGATTGCATAA